The following DNA comes from Streptococcus canis.
CTATGTTGAAGGCTCACTAGACATTTTTTCACACCACACCAACATCAAAACCGATAGTCATTTCCTCATTTACAATGTTAAAAAGTTAGGGGATGAGTTGAAGCAGATTGCCCTCATGGTCATCTTTGACCAGATTTGGAATCGTGTGGTTAAAAACCAAAAACTTGGCAAGAAGACCTGGATTTACTTTGATGAAATGCAGCTTCTGTTGTTGGATAAGTACGCTTCTGATTTCTTCTTCAAGCTCTGGAGTCGTGTTCGTAAGTATGGGGCCATTCCAACAGGCATTACTCAAAATGTAGAGACTCTTCTTTTAGATGCCAATGGCAGACGTATTATCGCAAATAGTGAGTTCATGATTCTCTTGAAGCAAGCAAAAAACGACCGTGAAGAGTTGGTTCACATGTTGGGGCTATCAAAAGAGCTTGAAAAATACTTGGTCAATCCAGAAAAAGGGGCAGGTCTTATTAAAGCAGGGGCAACAGTTGTTCCTTTCAAAAATAAGATTCCTCACCAAACCAAGCTCTTTGACATCATGAGTACCGATCCAGAAAAGATGAGGACATGAGATGAAAGAGGATAAAAAGCTGATCAAACAAGCCAGACAAAACTTTCGAAGCAACTTAAAATCAGCACGTATGTATTACCGGAAAGAAGTTAGGACCTTAAGACAGACTGTTCCAAAAAAAGGACGATTTCGAAAACCAACCCGAAATTCTCTTTTTCAGGAAAAGAATACAGAGTTAAAAGAAAATCTACTCAGTAGCCAAAAGGAAGCAGAAGAGAAGTTCCTAAAGGAAATTACCTATGTGTCTCCTAGACTGTTGAAGGTAAAGGAAATCAAGAAGTATCGACTTCCGCAAGCTCAAGAACGTTTGCGGACGGCAAGAAAACATTTGTCAGAAGTGAAACTAAGTGAAAAGTCAAAATCAGTTAATCCTAAGTTTACTTTCCAAAAAGAAAATCCTTCCTTGAAGTCTCGCTTTCAGTTTCACCAAGAAAAATCATTTGATCGACTAAGTGCAGAAAAAGAAGTAAGTTCTGCCAAACGTGAGGTCAAACAACTCAAGAAAGTCCAAAAGTCTAAGAAAAGTTCTACCAAAGTCAAAGCTGGATTAGGCTTAGTTGCATCTGAATCGCTTGACTTGGTGGCACAGGATGATGATTTAGATGGTCTAAGAACATTAAAGGATACTAGCTTGAAAGCCAGACGCTATGGCAGGTTTACCTATCAAGCAGGTAAAGTGGCGGTGAAAAGTGGTCAGACTGGTGTGCGTTTTACAAAAACGAAAGTGGCTCATGGAAAGGAACGATTCCAGAACTTCAAAAAGGGAAAAGGATTCACACGGCAGAAACCTCTTAAACCACAAAGACGCTACCGAACCTTTTTAAAGCATGCCAAAAAGCACAGTCTAGCAGGAGTTAAGGGGATTGCCCAAGCCATTAAGGGCAGTCTGACCTTCTTTTCTGCTATTGCGGGAAATCCTTTGACTTGGATTGTCTCAGGCATTCTCTTGATACTCCTTTTGATGTTGAGCTTTTTCATGAGTGTCTCAGGAAGCAGTGTCATTCAACAAGATGAAATGGAATTGACCAAGGCCTATACCCACATGACGTGGGAAGATGCGGAGCATACGAGAACCAACGAAAAAGGGATTACCTATTACACCAAGATTGATGAGGTCATGGTTTACATGAATCATCAATACCAAGACTACAAGTTAGATGATGTCATGGAAACAGGTGGTGCGACTTATAAAGCATTTCTCAGTCAAGTGTGGACATACTTAAACGATGGTGATTCTATTAAATCCATGTCTGACTTGTATAAAGAACCTGCTTACAAGCTGTCTGATGAGGATCAGGAAGAACTAAAGGAGTTGACCGAAGAAGGCAACTACCTAGCCCTTCAAGAATTGGCCAATCCCTTTCAGGGACAGAACGATGAGGATAGTTTAAACATGACCTACCGATATGGTTATGAGGTCATTGATGAGAAACCAACGCTTCATCACCATATCATCTTAGAAGCAAAAGAAGGTCAAGTCATTGTGGCTCCAATGGATGGCAAGGTATCTCTTGATGGAGAGAATATTATCATGAAAAGGCAACACTTTTCTGTACAGATTTTATAAAGTGCTTTTTCTAAACGACTAAACGTTTGGTCATCGGTGTTTGGTAGTTGAGGCAGCTGTGAATGCGGTGGTGATTCCACCAGTGGACATAGTCCTTAGTTTTGAGGGCCAATTCTTCTAGCGTCTGGAAAGTTTCCTGGTGGACAAATTCCATTTTGAAAGCACGATAGGTACTTTCAGCAACGGCATTGTCGTAAGGACAACCTGCTTGACTAAGAGAGCGGGTGATTCCGAAGGCCTCCAACATGTCATCAATCAAAGTATTATCAAACTCCTTCCCACGATCTGACTGGAATATCTTGACTTTGGTCAGAGCGTAAGGGATGCTCTGAATCGCTTGTTTGACCAATTCGGGGGTCTTGTGCCAACCAACTGACAGACCGATGATTTCACGATTGAAGAGGTCAATAATCAAGCAAACATAAGCCCAACCATTACCGACACGAACGTAGGTTAAGTCTGACACTAAAGCTTTTAGAGGCTTTTCTTGATGAAATTGTCTGGCTAAGTGATTAGGAATAGCTGCCTCATTCTTCCCTTTTGAATATGGCTTGAAGGCTGCTTTCTGGTAAACGGATACTAAGTTGAGTCTGTGCATGATGCGACGAATCCGACGACGAGACAGCTGGATGCCTTCATTTTTCAAACATTTCTTGATTTTCCTAGCCCCGTATCTGGCCTTACTTTCGAGAAAAATAGCTTTGATTTTTTCTTCAAGCTCGGTATCAGATACGGATTCCACAGCTTTGTAGTAATAGCTAGAACGAGGAATACCCAACCACCGACACATGGCTGAAATACTATATTTGTCTTTGTTAGCAGTGATTACTTCTCTTTTCGTGCCATAATCACCGCCGCTTGCTTTAGGATATCTAGCTGCATTTCGAGTTCTTTATTACGCTTTCGGAGTTCCATCAGCTCACGCTGCTCATCTGTAAGATTATCAATAGTTTTAAAGGAACCAGTTGTTTTTGCCTGACGTACCCACTTATCGAAGGTTGATGGGGTTAACTCATATTCTTTGATAAGCTCACTTCGTTTCATCCCTGCATTGTGAAGGTCAACGATTTGTTGCTTAAAGTCGTCGGCGAAGTGGCGACGTATTTTTCTAGACATAATATTCTCCTATTTTCTTTAGTGTAGAACACTTTATAAGACTGTCTAGTTTAGTGTAACCTATTCAATTTTGTACTTTTTGGAGTAAAAACGATATCAGGTCGTAGCTATACTGCTATTGCTGACATAAAAATTGAAGTTAATGGAAATGCTAGAGCTGAGGGTGCATTTTTTGATGTAAAAAGTCTATCTAGTGATGGGAACCAAAAAACCTTAGCAGGAGGTAAAGGTGTATCACATATGAATGATTCGATAGGTAAGTGGTCTAAACAAGAAATCACCTTTACTGCAATTGGGGATGCTACACATGCTGGACTGGTTAAATGGCACGATAATCAATGCGATTACAATACATTGAATACAGTTACTAAATTAGATAATTTAAAAGTATATGAAAACACAGTCTTTAATGAAGTTTGGAGAGATGAGTTTGAAGGAAAAAATTAAATAATTCCTACTGGGGATATGAGTTGGGGAATATACGTGGAAATGAGCAACAACATTATAGTAGTAAGGATAATGTTGATGTTACTGATGGTAAACTTATTTTAAAAGTTATTGATCGTCCTTCTGAAGATCAATATTATAACCGTCAAAAACATGGAAAAAATGCAAGATTAGTTCATTATAATTCTGGTAGTGTACGAACTGTTGGAAAGCAAGAATTTTTGTTTGGTCGAATAGAAGCAAAAATGAAATTACCTAAAGGTCAAGCAGTTTTTTCAGCTTTTTGGACACTTGGAGCAGATTTTAATTTAGACGGAAGGATTGAATCTGGTCAAGGTTATGGATGGCCGTCAACTGGAGAAATTGATATTATGGAGTTAATTGGCTCCTCTAGTGGTCGTGGTAATAGAGTTATTTATGGAACTCCTCATTTCTACTATGATAAGGAAGATGCTGATAAAAATGGTAATCCAGGCTCTGGATTTAGTGGAAATCTTACATTAGATAAAGATTTTTCTGAAGAATTTCATGTTTTTGGGATTAATTGGTCAGAGGATTGTATTGAATGGTATGTAGATGATGTGGTTTATAACACGATAGTTTATGATAATTCAGAACGTTCCCAAGCTCTAAAAAAAAGCCTTTAATAGGCCACAGTACATCCAATTTAATCTTGCTACTGGTGGAAACTGGCTTGGTATTGCTGGAAAGAATCTTGCGGGACAATCTGTTGAAGTTGATTGGGTTCGTTGATTACAAAGTGATGAACAAAAAGCATCAATGGATTCTTATTATAAAACAAAGCCCATTATAAATGGTGTTAAAAATCATATTATAATCGAAGGTACTATTCCTTCGCTCCTTGAGGGAGTATCTGTAAATAATAGTGGGTACAGAGTTGAGTATTCAATAGATAATGAGCATATGTTTGTTAATTCCAGAAGTGCAGGAGGGAGAAATGAAGTTGTAAACGTTGTAGAAAATTCTAATAGTTATTCTAAAATTTCAAATCTTCCTTCGGGAATATATAATATTTACTACACAACAATACCGAACGCAAATGATTACTCAGGAAGAGGGACTCCTATTTATAAGATGACACGAGCTCACAGCTATTTGATTATTTTCCCAGAAAGATTAAAAGGAGTCAAAGGTCAAAAACTATCAACTATTTCACTTCCAAAAGGATGGAATTGGGTTAATCCTGATGAAATCTTGATAGATTACTCTACGCATGCTATTACTTTTACGAATTTAAATGATCCAATTAGCCCTAATAAAAGAAGAGTATTTGAAACATCAATCAGTGGCGACTTTTTACTAAACCACTGAATTAGATTGTTTAGAAGAATTGTTCAAGATACAGTTTATGAATATAGTAAAAAATATAAAAATGAAAAGAGGTATATTTTATGAATGGATTTAATCAATTCATTGAGAACAGACTGATGCCTGTGGCAGCAAAAATGAGCTCCAATAAAGCTTTAGTAGCAATACGTGATGGTATTACCCTATCAATGCCATTACTTATTATTGGTTCTATATTTATGATTATCGCGTCATTTCCTTTTCCAGGATGGGAGTCTTGGTTAGGAGAAATTGGAGTTGCTGGTTATCTTTGGAAAGGTGTTGATGGTAGTTTTAGTCTTTTAGGACTTGTTTCAGCATTTGGGATTGCGTATAGTTACTCTAAACAAGAAAAAGTAGACGGTGTAGCATCAGGTTTAATTTCACTGGCTTCATTTATCACCGTAACACCATATGTTAATTCTAGTATAGTTGCATTGGCAAATCCTGATGTAACATTACCTAAAGGCTTTGCTGTTCCAAGCGGTATTATGGCTTCATATATGTCTGCGAAGGGTGTTTTTGTTGCAATCTTACTTGGTTTAATTAGTGCAATAGTCTATGATTGGTTTATAAATCATAATATCCAGATAACATTACCAGATTCTGTTCCACCTGCAGTTGCAAGAAGCTTCTCAGCAATTATTCCTGGTGCTATTATAATAACATTCTGGTTAATGTTATATGGGATTTTAGATGCAAATAATCTTCCAAATCTCCATGAGCTTGCTCAAACAATTCTAGGTAAGCCTCTTGGATTGCTAGGAAGTAATGTTATTGGGGTTAGTA
Coding sequences within:
- a CDS encoding IS3 family transposase (programmed frameshift), with translation MSRKIRRHFADDFKQQIVDLHNAGMKRSELIKEYELTPSTFDKWVRQAKTTGSFKTIDNLTDEQRELMELRKRNKELEMQLDILKQAAVIMAPKREVITANKDKYSISAMCRWLGIPRSSYYYKAVESVSDTELEEKIKAIFLESKARYGARKIKKCLKNEGIQLSRRRIRRIMHRLNLVSVYQKAAFKPYSKGKNEAAIPNHLARQFHQEKPLKALVSDLTYVRVGNGWAYVCLIIDLFNREIIGLSVGWHKTPELVKQAIQSIPYALTKVKIFQSDRGKEFDNTLIDDMLEAFGITRSLSQAGCPYDNAVAESTYRAFKMEFVHQETFQTLEELALKTKDYVHWWNHHRIHSCLNYQTPMTKRLVV
- a CDS encoding glycoside hydrolase family 16 protein, which encodes MGNIRGNEQQHYSSKDNVDVTDGKLILKVIDRPSEDQYYNRQKHGKNARLVHYNSGSVRTVGKQEFLFGRIEAKMKLPKGQAVFSAFWTLGADFNLDGRIESGQGYGWPSTGEIDIMELIGSSSGRGNRVIYGTPHFYYDKEDADKNGNPGSGFSGNLTLDKDFSEEFHVFGINWSEDCIEWYVDDVVYNTIVYDNSERSQALKKSL
- a CDS encoding PTS sugar transporter subunit IIC, whose amino-acid sequence is MNGFNQFIENRLMPVAAKMSSNKALVAIRDGITLSMPLLIIGSIFMIIASFPFPGWESWLGEIGVAGYLWKGVDGSFSLLGLVSAFGIAYSYSKQEKVDGVASGLISLASFITVTPYVNSSIVALANPDVTLPKGFAVPSGIMASYMSAKGVFVAILLGLISAIVYDWFINHNIQITLPDSVPPAVARSFSAIIPGAIIITFWLMLYGILDANNLPNLHELAQTILGKPLGLLGSNVIGVSILAGLNSLFWFVGIHGGNTVNAIMKPTWIDNLSSNVSAYQAGEPLKEIFTTPFMDNFVYIGGGGATIGLVLCIAWYAKRKNGSKQSKVLAPLTVIPGFFNINEPTMFGLPVVMNVSLLIPFILAPMVNTIVAWLAMSSGLVPLTRAEASWTMPPILSGFLTTGSVMGSLLQIVLIIIDIALYLPFFMAMEKEFKKQEKSEE